A section of the Candidatus Cloacimonadota bacterium genome encodes:
- the rpoB gene encoding DNA-directed RNA polymerase subunit beta, with the protein MKSIKSYSRLKKTIEDSGIPAVEIPNLLAIQIESYDRFLQKDIHPQLRKNIGLQSVFNTLFPIEDTKGYYLLEFIEYRVLKEKYAKEECIERNLSYQSPIRAKMKLTKYDEDILKETGEKVVKEIIENDVYLGEIPLITDEGTFIINGAERVIISQLHRSPGAFFEEERHPSGKSLISATIIPYKGSWLEFSMDVNDTMYVHIDKRRKLPVSVLLRCIGLSTNHEIREHFYKTKKVIIEQAKGEFLAEDVIDKENGSVIISCWEKVTDENIDDLRESGYKKVKIIASESEVHRKIIEKTIAKDSTVNEEEAVKKIYNLIRPGEEPTMEAAVSLVNRMFFDEKRYNLGEVGRYKLNKHLNLDIPEDFCILTKEDIIAIIEKMIAIYRGKDDIDDIDNLANRRIRTIGELLEDEYANGLARVSRIAIERMSITNPDEVTVSDLINSSALIGVIQAFFLTGQLSQFMEQTNPLAAITHKRRLSALGPGGLTRERAGFEVRDVHHSHYGRICPIETPEGPNIGLISSPAIYSRVNKLGFLETPYIKVVNGKITNQVDYLDAGDEEHFIIAQADVNVGKDLRIKDEQVFAKEGEEYILVNPDKVEYIDVSPQQIVSVSASLIPFLEHDDANRALMGSNMQRQAVPLLNPAAPVVGTGMEQVVARDSGAAAVAPYDAVVEKVTSAYIDLRKIDESEESLDIHTENRVYLKKFYRSNQDTCMNQRPIVKVGDKVKSGDPISDGPSIYGDKLALGQNLLVAFMPWYGYNYEDAIILSESVAREDKLTSIYIEVQEVLVRQVKNGREELAYDIPNVPIHALRNLDKTGIVRVGSVIKPGDIIVGKITPKSVDIDPSPEENLMRALFGDRAGNFTDSSLKAKPGMEGVVIDVKVFKKQEDITDFETDKKDILNKLKQEHTERKKRIDNFLETNLKKYLLGEKAKNIMDAKDNRFFIPSGKKITKEDLVKINFKKLSIDYELVESSEKNQQIFNNIILKVKNATEESDNIFKKEKERLRHGDELPYGVHKMVKVYIAKKRKIQVGDKLAGRHGNKGVISKIAPIEDMPFMEDGTPVEIILNPLGVPSRMNIGQIMETHLGMAARLLGFEVETPVFDGASLEDIEKEMKKAKLPLDGKQILFDGKTGEPFRERVTVGVIYMMKLNHLIEDKIHARSTGPYSLITQQPLGGKAQHGGQRLGEMEVWALEAYGASRILEEMLTIKSDDVDGRTSAFKAITNGQNPSKPGVPESFNVLVSELKSLCFNIEFLTDKELSNHE; encoded by the coding sequence TTGAAAAGTATCAAAAGTTATTCCCGTTTGAAGAAGACGATTGAAGATTCCGGTATTCCGGCAGTGGAGATACCTAATCTTCTGGCAATACAGATCGAATCCTATGATCGATTTCTACAGAAAGATATTCATCCGCAGTTGCGAAAAAATATCGGGTTACAATCTGTTTTTAATACGCTGTTCCCTATAGAGGATACAAAAGGATATTATTTGCTTGAGTTTATTGAATACAGAGTGCTCAAGGAAAAATATGCCAAAGAGGAATGTATTGAAAGAAATCTTTCCTATCAGTCACCGATCAGAGCTAAGATGAAGCTCACTAAATATGACGAAGATATTTTAAAAGAGACCGGTGAAAAAGTAGTTAAAGAGATCATTGAGAATGACGTCTATCTGGGTGAGATCCCACTGATAACTGATGAAGGAACATTCATAATCAATGGTGCTGAACGGGTGATCATCAGCCAGTTGCATCGCTCTCCCGGTGCTTTCTTTGAAGAGGAGAGACATCCTAGCGGGAAATCGCTTATCTCAGCGACTATCATACCCTATAAAGGTTCCTGGTTGGAATTCAGTATGGATGTTAACGATACAATGTATGTTCACATTGATAAGAGAAGGAAGTTGCCGGTTTCTGTTCTCTTGCGTTGTATCGGGCTTTCAACAAATCATGAGATCAGAGAACATTTTTATAAAACAAAAAAAGTCATCATAGAGCAAGCTAAAGGTGAGTTCTTGGCAGAAGATGTCATTGATAAAGAAAATGGCTCTGTGATCATCTCCTGCTGGGAAAAAGTAACCGATGAGAATATTGACGATCTGCGTGAATCGGGATATAAAAAGGTTAAGATCATTGCTTCCGAGTCAGAAGTTCACCGAAAGATCATTGAAAAGACCATTGCTAAGGACTCGACAGTCAACGAAGAAGAAGCTGTCAAAAAAATCTATAATCTGATCAGACCGGGTGAAGAACCGACTATGGAGGCAGCCGTATCTTTAGTGAACAGAATGTTCTTTGATGAGAAGAGATATAACCTGGGAGAAGTCGGTCGCTACAAACTCAATAAACATTTGAATCTGGATATCCCAGAAGATTTTTGTATCCTGACCAAAGAGGATATTATTGCCATCATTGAAAAAATGATCGCTATATATCGTGGTAAGGACGATATTGATGATATTGATAATTTAGCCAATAGACGGATCAGAACTATAGGTGAACTGCTGGAAGATGAATATGCCAACGGCTTAGCAAGGGTATCACGGATAGCTATAGAACGCATGTCAATTACTAATCCCGATGAAGTTACCGTGAGCGATCTGATCAACAGTTCTGCCCTTATAGGTGTAATACAGGCATTCTTTCTTACCGGACAGCTTTCTCAGTTTATGGAGCAAACTAATCCTTTAGCTGCTATTACGCATAAAAGAAGATTGTCTGCCTTGGGTCCGGGGGGGTTAACCCGGGAAAGAGCCGGCTTTGAGGTCAGAGACGTTCATCATTCTCACTATGGAAGAATATGCCCTATTGAAACGCCTGAAGGACCGAACATTGGTTTGATCTCTTCACCTGCTATCTATTCGCGGGTCAACAAGCTCGGTTTTTTGGAAACCCCGTACATCAAAGTCGTTAATGGTAAGATCACTAATCAGGTGGATTATTTAGATGCCGGTGATGAAGAACATTTTATTATTGCTCAAGCTGATGTTAATGTAGGTAAAGACCTACGGATCAAAGATGAACAAGTTTTTGCGAAAGAGGGTGAAGAGTATATCTTAGTTAACCCCGATAAAGTTGAATATATAGATGTATCACCGCAGCAGATCGTTTCTGTCTCTGCTTCTTTGATACCATTCCTTGAACATGACGATGCCAACAGAGCACTTATGGGCTCGAACATGCAACGCCAAGCCGTTCCTTTACTTAATCCGGCAGCTCCGGTAGTTGGTACAGGTATGGAGCAGGTGGTTGCCCGTGACAGTGGTGCTGCAGCCGTGGCACCGTATGATGCTGTTGTTGAAAAGGTAACATCTGCCTATATTGATCTGAGAAAGATCGATGAAAGCGAAGAATCTCTAGATATCCATACAGAAAATCGAGTCTATCTGAAAAAATTCTACCGCTCTAATCAAGATACATGTATGAATCAGAGACCGATCGTTAAAGTTGGTGATAAAGTTAAGAGCGGAGATCCAATTTCTGACGGACCTTCTATCTATGGTGACAAACTCGCTTTGGGACAAAACCTCTTAGTTGCCTTCATGCCTTGGTACGGTTATAATTATGAAGATGCTATCATCCTGAGTGAGAGTGTTGCCCGGGAAGATAAACTGACCTCAATCTATATCGAAGTTCAGGAAGTTTTGGTAAGACAGGTCAAGAATGGGCGGGAAGAACTCGCTTATGATATTCCTAATGTACCGATTCATGCGCTGCGAAATCTTGATAAAACCGGTATTGTAAGAGTCGGATCGGTGATAAAACCGGGTGATATAATCGTTGGTAAGATCACACCGAAGAGTGTCGATATTGATCCCTCTCCGGAAGAGAATCTGATGCGAGCACTTTTTGGTGATAGAGCAGGTAACTTTACCGATAGCTCGTTAAAAGCTAAACCGGGTATGGAAGGGGTCGTTATCGATGTCAAAGTTTTCAAGAAACAGGAAGATATTACAGATTTCGAAACAGATAAGAAAGATATCCTTAATAAACTCAAACAGGAACATACCGAACGAAAGAAAAGAATTGATAACTTCTTGGAAACCAACCTCAAAAAATATCTCTTGGGCGAAAAAGCCAAGAATATTATGGATGCCAAAGATAACCGTTTCTTTATCCCTTCAGGGAAGAAGATCACTAAAGAAGACCTGGTGAAGATCAATTTCAAAAAATTGAGTATTGATTATGAATTAGTAGAAAGTTCAGAAAAGAATCAGCAGATCTTCAACAATATCATTCTGAAAGTAAAAAATGCAACCGAAGAGAGTGATAACATCTTTAAAAAGGAAAAAGAACGTCTGAGACATGGAGATGAACTTCCTTACGGGGTCCATAAAATGGTTAAGGTTTATATCGCAAAAAAGAGAAAGATCCAGGTGGGTGATAAACTTGCCGGAAGACATGGAAACAAAGGTGTGATCTCAAAAATCGCTCCTATCGAAGATATGCCGTTCATGGAAGACGGAACCCCGGTAGAGATCATTCTTAATCCGCTCGGTGTACCGTCGCGTATGAATATCGGACAGATCATGGAAACTCACCTCGGAATGGCTGCCAGATTGTTAGGGTTTGAAGTGGAAACTCCTGTGTTTGATGGTGCCTCTCTCGAAGATATTGAAAAAGAGATGAAAAAAGCAAAACTTCCTCTCGACGGAAAACAGATCCTGTTTGATGGCAAGACCGGTGAACCTTTCAGAGAAAGAGTGACAGTCGGTGTGATCTATATGATGAAGCTAAATCACCTGATAGAAGATAAGATCCATGCTCGCTCAACAGGACCTTACTCCTTAATAACTCAACAACCATTAGGTGGTAAGGCACAACACGGTGGACAGAGATTAGGTGAAATGGAAGTTTGGGCTCTGGAAGCTTATGGAGCATCAAGAATACTTGAAGAGATGCTTACCATCAAATCTGATGATGTTGATGGCAGAACAAGTGCTTTTAAGGCAATTACAAATGGTCAAAATCCTTCCAAACCAGGTGTTCCGGAATCTTTCAATGTTCTGGTCAGTGAATTGAAATCTCTCTGCTTTAATATCGAGTTTCTGACCGACAAAGAGTTATCAAATCATGAATAA
- the rplL gene encoding 50S ribosomal protein L7/L12, protein MSDKKQQVIDIIKEMTVMELSELVKELEDLFGVSAAAPVAAPAAPAAAEQAEEKTEFTVNLTGAGDKKIQTIKVIREITQLGLKEAKELVDTCPKPVVENVSKEEAETVKKKLEEAGATAEIK, encoded by the coding sequence ATGAGTGATAAAAAACAACAGGTTATTGATATTATTAAAGAGATGACAGTTATGGAACTGTCAGAATTGGTCAAAGAATTGGAAGATTTGTTTGGTGTGTCAGCAGCAGCTCCGGTTGCAGCTCCAGCAGCTCCGGCAGCAGCAGAACAAGCAGAAGAAAAGACGGAATTCACTGTTAACCTTACCGGTGCCGGTGATAAGAAGATACAGACTATAAAAGTTATCAGAGAGATAACTCAATTAGGTTTGAAAGAGGCAAAAGAATTAGTTGATACTTGTCCAAAACCGGTTGTAGAGAATGTATCAAAAGAGGAAGCCGAAACCGTAAAGAAGAAATTGGAAGAAGCAGGAGCCACTGCTGAGATCAAATAG
- the rplJ gene encoding 50S ribosomal protein L10 — protein sequence MANELKVNKVQDLTERLKDAKAIVLIDFKGINIEEVDNLRNRMRNKQVDYFVSKNSFIKRALNLLGISDLDEALVGPTSVAVSKVDEIAPARGIAEFIKEVMADKSFPTFKVGYVDGKLYNKEELERLAKLPAKEQLIAMMLSGFNAPMANFVYTLKAVTNKFVYAVDAIAKR from the coding sequence ATGGCGAATGAACTAAAAGTAAACAAAGTGCAAGACCTGACAGAACGACTAAAAGATGCCAAAGCGATCGTTTTGATAGATTTCAAAGGGATCAATATTGAAGAGGTAGATAATCTGAGAAACCGCATGAGAAATAAACAGGTTGATTATTTCGTCTCCAAGAACAGTTTTATTAAAAGGGCTCTTAACTTGCTGGGGATCTCTGATCTGGATGAGGCATTAGTGGGACCAACCTCGGTGGCAGTTTCCAAAGTTGATGAAATTGCTCCGGCAAGAGGTATTGCGGAATTTATCAAAGAGGTCATGGCAGATAAATCATTTCCGACTTTTAAGGTCGGATATGTTGATGGTAAACTGTATAATAAAGAGGAACTGGAAAGATTAGCAAAACTACCGGCAAAAGAACAACTGATTGCGATGATGCTCAGTGGTTTTAATGCGCCAATGGCTAATTTTGTCTATACTTTGAAAGCTGTGACCAATAAATTTGTCTACGCTGTCGATGCGATCGCTAAGCGGTAA